One window from the genome of Paraneptunicella aestuarii encodes:
- a CDS encoding TIM-barrel domain-containing protein: MWRQFIALCIVAVLPTSVLGKTFLGHELQQHTLIVKTDEGDLHFRPINPESVEVSFNKPNVKQLDSFALADSNTSVPFALQANSETLIFSSKELQIVIKKQPFSVAFKKNGKTLLEHESGFFSLDSMRGVRFKLQEQEKLLGGGQRVLGMDRRGQRLKLYNQTFWGYSYEAKALYYSLPGVLSSNKYILVFDNSAKGYLDLGKSDKDVMQLEAVAGRNAYIFVAADDYPELMDNYTKVTGKQPLPPRWALGSFASRFGYHSEEEVRNVVKLYQQQDIPLDAVIIDIYWFGKDVRGHMGSLDWERETFPTGEKMIQDFKADNIKTLLVTEPYFINTSKQWQSAVEEGVLAKNLAGDTRKIDMFFGLGGLIDIFDPKAQDWFWNHYDRLFKQGVAGVWGDLGEPEAHPSDVIHAIGSADEVHNAFGHTWAGMLYNKHLQHYPDDRLFILMRAGFAGSQRYGMLPWTGDVERSWGGLSAQVELSLQMGLLGLAYNHSDLGGFARGDELDTELYIRWLQYGVFQPIYRVHGLETVAPEPVFHDEATKNIVRNYIKLRYQLLPYIYTLSYENSTSGMPMMRPLFFAEPDKLSAMDYKDGYFWGDAFWVNPIDKPNLETKTEYLPEGYWFNFWDDSIKLGGKQFESKVTLEQIPVWVKAGSFVPMAPPHNNTEQYHGEQVIVHYYHHDSVSQAQGQLYQDDGKYRNSLQEQRYSLFQFSAQNNKNALTLEAHKSGNGYQEEPERRQFIWTIHNIQSQPKAVSINGETTQALADQKALSKATTGFWFDPTSQQLNIVSAWNNSTETIRIKVIQ; the protein is encoded by the coding sequence ATGTGGCGTCAATTCATCGCCTTATGTATTGTTGCAGTATTACCTACCAGTGTTCTGGGCAAAACATTTCTGGGGCATGAATTACAACAGCATACCCTTATCGTTAAAACGGACGAAGGCGACCTGCATTTTAGACCTATTAATCCTGAATCGGTGGAAGTGTCGTTTAACAAACCAAATGTAAAACAACTCGATTCTTTCGCGTTAGCCGATAGCAATACAAGTGTTCCATTTGCATTACAGGCTAATTCAGAAACGCTGATTTTTTCCAGTAAAGAGCTTCAGATCGTTATTAAAAAACAGCCGTTCTCAGTGGCTTTCAAGAAAAACGGCAAGACATTACTTGAGCATGAAAGTGGTTTCTTTTCATTAGACTCGATGCGCGGCGTGCGCTTTAAACTGCAAGAACAAGAAAAACTGCTGGGGGGCGGGCAACGCGTGCTTGGCATGGATCGTCGAGGCCAGCGTTTAAAGCTCTACAACCAAACCTTTTGGGGTTATTCCTACGAAGCCAAGGCGCTGTATTACAGCTTGCCTGGGGTACTTTCCAGCAATAAATATATTCTGGTATTTGATAACTCTGCCAAAGGCTATCTGGATCTGGGTAAATCAGATAAAGATGTGATGCAGCTAGAAGCGGTTGCCGGGCGTAATGCGTATATCTTTGTCGCTGCTGATGACTATCCTGAATTAATGGACAACTACACCAAGGTTACCGGAAAACAGCCTCTACCACCTCGTTGGGCGTTGGGGAGTTTTGCTTCACGCTTTGGTTATCATTCTGAGGAAGAAGTACGCAATGTAGTGAAGCTTTATCAGCAGCAAGACATCCCCTTAGATGCGGTCATCATTGATATTTACTGGTTTGGCAAAGATGTGCGTGGGCACATGGGCTCGTTGGATTGGGAGCGTGAAACCTTTCCAACTGGCGAGAAGATGATCCAGGATTTCAAAGCGGACAATATCAAAACCCTGCTTGTGACTGAACCTTACTTTATTAACACCTCTAAACAATGGCAAAGCGCGGTAGAAGAGGGCGTCTTAGCCAAAAACCTTGCGGGTGATACCCGAAAAATAGACATGTTCTTTGGTCTTGGTGGTTTGATCGATATCTTCGACCCGAAAGCGCAGGACTGGTTCTGGAACCACTATGATCGATTATTCAAGCAAGGCGTTGCCGGCGTTTGGGGCGATCTTGGAGAGCCTGAAGCACATCCATCCGATGTGATCCATGCCATAGGTTCAGCCGATGAAGTACATAATGCCTTTGGTCACACCTGGGCTGGAATGTTGTACAACAAGCATCTGCAACATTACCCTGATGATAGATTGTTTATCTTAATGCGAGCAGGGTTTGCGGGCTCTCAGCGTTATGGCATGTTGCCCTGGACAGGTGATGTAGAGCGTTCATGGGGTGGTTTAAGTGCTCAAGTGGAATTGTCCTTACAAATGGGATTGCTAGGGCTCGCCTATAACCACTCAGACTTAGGCGGTTTTGCCCGTGGTGATGAACTGGATACCGAGCTGTATATTCGCTGGTTGCAGTATGGTGTATTTCAACCAATCTACCGGGTACATGGTTTGGAAACTGTGGCTCCAGAGCCTGTTTTTCACGATGAGGCTACCAAAAACATCGTGCGTAACTACATCAAATTACGCTATCAGCTCTTGCCTTACATTTACACCCTGTCCTATGAGAACAGCACCTCGGGTATGCCTATGATGCGCCCTTTGTTCTTTGCTGAACCTGATAAGCTAAGCGCAATGGATTATAAGGATGGATATTTTTGGGGCGATGCTTTTTGGGTGAATCCGATTGATAAACCCAATCTGGAAACCAAAACTGAATACTTACCCGAAGGTTATTGGTTCAACTTCTGGGACGACAGCATCAAACTGGGCGGTAAGCAGTTTGAATCAAAAGTGACGTTAGAACAAATACCGGTTTGGGTGAAAGCGGGAAGCTTTGTGCCAATGGCTCCGCCACACAACAATACCGAGCAATATCATGGTGAGCAGGTCATCGTACATTATTATCATCACGATTCGGTTAGTCAGGCACAAGGCCAGTTGTATCAGGATGATGGCAAGTATCGAAATAGCCTTCAGGAACAACGCTATTCATTGTTCCAGTTTTCAGCACAAAACAATAAAAACGCGCTAACGCTGGAAGCTCACAAAAGCGGCAATGGTTATCAAGAAGAACCTGAGCGACGCCAATTTATCTGGACTATTCACAATATCCAATCTCAGCCTAAAGCTGTCTCGATAAATGGTGAAACGACTCAGGCATTAGCAGATCAGAAAGCGCTAAGCAAAGCGACGACTGGTTTCTGGTTTGACCCTACATCCCAACAACTCAACATAGTTTCTGCCTGGAATAACAGCACAGAAACCATTCGCATAAAGGTTATTCAGTAA
- the pulA gene encoding pullulanase-type alpha-1,6-glucosidase produces the protein MSAVLRTKVRHDRMKDNAFKQRFFNNTVRQVGRAVALSGLLFGSSAIHVYAESLPNSEVIDFSHAAQDFAAHWVTPSVILLKNAPAKAVLAYSKSASLDEDLKTRQYVALSPVAMSADLKQRYPHLSGFKAFKIELDTKQVKSLLKKQLAVISLNENNTAQQVSYVQHYGVLDALYTSGQNDADELPYGAIYGQAVGKGGDHKETLFRVWAPTAEQVYVYLYDEDKKLITSLPLVEDSNTGAWTVSTRIAPQGTYYRYEVETYHYASKANEKLLVTDPYSLSLSRNSEYSQVVDLSASNTYPKGWEKQMITGIDRPEENVLYEVHIRDFSAADTQLSNPQFAGKYKAFSETESDGARQLKRLKDAGLNTIHLLPTYDISTVNEDPEQTIYPTDTLQKVCTLLPQVSVCASESDKHKTISEILSGYDPLSGDAQALIEEIRPHDAYNWGYDPYHYTVPEGSYALNPEGIPRIVEFREMVQSIHNKGFRVVMDVVYNHTFASGLGEKSVLDKVVPQYYHRLNPITGTVEQSTCCDNTATEHRMMAKLMIDSLVVWARDYKIDGFRFDLMGHQPKAAMLEARQAVRAVDPDTYFYGEGWNFGEVVNNAQFIQASQTELAGTEIGTFTDRLRDAVRGGSSFAFKDAIREGQGIGNGLLTVPNELQNDANHQAMMDEYSVSMDQLRIGLAGNLKAFPLENSQGQKVTGLDIPYGDAGTGYADDPADTINYVSKHDNQTLWDNNQYRIAFEVSTDDRVNMQVLSLAYPLLSQGIPFLHMGSELLRSKSYLRDSFDFNYWFNKVDFSMQSNNYHVGLPPKVKDGDNWELIQRIIKNNEGRDLVSPEHIQRANNMFLELLRIRTSSPLFSLSSKDEIIQRVKFHNTGKKQQQGLIVMSINDETPWQNLDPNFDEILVIFNNGGETKEVKLPSSSYRLHPALVNSANPRLAQLQLGETVVAPALTALVLVR, from the coding sequence ATGAGTGCAGTATTGAGAACGAAAGTGAGACATGACAGGATGAAAGATAACGCTTTTAAGCAACGTTTTTTTAATAATACGGTTAGACAGGTTGGGAGGGCTGTGGCCTTATCGGGGCTGCTTTTTGGTAGTTCTGCAATCCATGTTTATGCTGAATCATTACCGAATTCAGAGGTTATTGATTTTAGTCATGCGGCTCAGGATTTTGCTGCGCATTGGGTGACACCAAGCGTTATCTTGTTGAAGAATGCGCCTGCAAAAGCGGTATTGGCTTATTCTAAAAGCGCCTCTTTGGATGAGGATTTAAAAACCCGACAATATGTTGCGCTATCACCTGTTGCAATGTCGGCTGATTTAAAGCAACGATATCCCCATTTATCCGGGTTTAAAGCCTTCAAAATCGAACTGGATACCAAGCAGGTCAAAAGTCTTTTGAAGAAGCAGTTAGCGGTGATTTCTCTGAATGAAAATAATACTGCGCAGCAGGTATCCTATGTGCAACATTATGGCGTGTTGGATGCCCTATATACATCTGGTCAAAACGATGCAGATGAACTGCCTTATGGTGCTATATATGGACAAGCGGTTGGGAAAGGCGGTGATCACAAAGAGACTTTGTTCAGAGTCTGGGCTCCTACCGCCGAGCAAGTGTATGTGTATCTTTATGATGAAGATAAAAAGTTAATAACCAGTCTGCCGTTGGTTGAAGATAGCAACACCGGAGCATGGACTGTTTCCACCCGTATTGCTCCTCAGGGCACTTACTACCGGTATGAGGTGGAAACGTATCACTATGCTTCAAAAGCCAATGAAAAATTATTGGTAACAGACCCATATTCACTGAGCCTGTCACGTAATAGTGAATATTCTCAGGTCGTTGATTTAAGTGCCTCCAACACTTATCCCAAAGGCTGGGAAAAGCAAATGATTACCGGAATAGACAGACCCGAAGAAAATGTACTTTATGAAGTTCATATACGCGATTTTAGTGCTGCTGATACACAACTTTCCAACCCGCAGTTTGCCGGGAAATATAAAGCCTTTAGTGAAACTGAAAGCGATGGTGCGCGTCAGTTAAAGCGCTTAAAAGATGCGGGGCTGAATACCATTCACTTGCTGCCAACTTACGATATCAGCACGGTGAATGAAGATCCTGAGCAAACGATTTATCCTACCGATACTTTGCAGAAAGTCTGTACTTTGTTGCCGCAAGTCAGTGTGTGTGCAAGTGAGTCGGATAAGCATAAAACCATAAGTGAAATACTCTCGGGTTACGATCCATTAAGCGGCGATGCTCAAGCATTGATCGAAGAAATACGCCCGCACGATGCTTATAACTGGGGTTATGATCCGTATCATTACACGGTTCCTGAAGGCAGTTATGCGTTAAATCCGGAAGGTATTCCACGTATTGTGGAATTCAGGGAAATGGTTCAATCCATCCATAACAAAGGTTTTCGCGTTGTAATGGATGTGGTTTACAACCATACCTTTGCATCGGGATTAGGTGAAAAGTCGGTATTAGATAAAGTGGTTCCCCAGTATTACCATCGTCTTAACCCGATTACGGGCACAGTAGAACAATCCACCTGTTGCGACAACACTGCTACAGAACATCGTATGATGGCCAAGCTCATGATCGATTCTCTGGTTGTCTGGGCAAGAGACTATAAGATCGATGGCTTCCGTTTTGATTTAATGGGGCATCAACCTAAAGCGGCCATGCTTGAAGCCAGACAAGCTGTTCGCGCTGTGGATCCCGATACTTACTTTTATGGTGAAGGCTGGAATTTTGGTGAGGTGGTGAATAATGCTCAGTTTATTCAAGCCTCTCAAACTGAATTGGCAGGAACAGAGATCGGAACCTTTACTGACAGGTTGCGGGACGCGGTGAGAGGCGGTTCATCGTTTGCCTTTAAAGACGCTATTCGCGAGGGGCAGGGTATTGGCAATGGCTTATTAACCGTTCCTAATGAGCTTCAAAATGACGCTAATCACCAAGCTATGATGGATGAATATTCGGTGTCGATGGATCAGCTACGCATCGGATTAGCGGGGAATTTAAAAGCGTTTCCTCTTGAGAACAGTCAGGGACAAAAGGTCACAGGGCTGGATATTCCTTATGGAGACGCTGGAACTGGCTATGCTGACGATCCGGCGGACACCATTAATTATGTGTCGAAGCACGATAATCAAACTCTTTGGGACAATAATCAATATCGTATTGCCTTTGAGGTTTCTACCGATGACCGAGTGAATATGCAGGTATTGTCATTGGCTTATCCATTATTATCTCAAGGGATCCCATTTCTTCACATGGGAAGCGAGTTGTTGAGATCGAAATCATATTTAAGAGACAGTTTTGATTTCAACTATTGGTTTAATAAAGTCGATTTTTCAATGCAGAGTAATAATTACCATGTAGGATTACCGCCCAAAGTTAAGGATGGTGATAATTGGGAATTAATACAGCGCATTATTAAAAACAATGAAGGCAGAGATTTAGTCTCACCTGAGCATATTCAGCGAGCAAATAATATGTTTTTGGAATTGCTTCGCATAAGAACAAGCTCACCTTTATTTAGCCTGTCAAGTAAGGATGAAATTATTCAACGGGTTAAATTTCATAATACAGGTAAAAAGCAACAGCAAGGCTTAATCGTGATGAGCATTAATGATGAAACGCCATGGCAAAACCTGGATCCCAATTTCGATGAAATACTAGTGATTTTCAATAATGGGGGTGAAACGAAAGAAGTGAAATTACCTTCATCCTCATATCGATTACATCCGGCATTAGTGAATAGTGCCAACCCTCGTTTAGCTCAATTGCAATTGGGGGAGACGGTGGTTGCACCTGCACTAACTGCACTGGTGTTGGTTCGATAA
- a CDS encoding sulfite exporter TauE/SafE family protein encodes MDILVVCLTAFFASLLTLFSGFGLGTLLMPVVALFFPLEVAIATTAIVHLSNNLMKLLLLGKHAVMKHIIKFGLPATLFAFIGAYLLIALGDFNSPINYQFSGYQGTTSYINLVIGGVILFFVSLELSPKFANLRFAERWLPYGGALSGFFGGLSGHQGAFRSMFLVKSNLDKKQFIGTGVVIAVLVDVARLLVYGVSFSSHSVKVDWMLVTLASLCAFIGVYFGSKFIEKITINIIKSLISVLLVLISFLILMGLI; translated from the coding sequence ATGGATATCCTTGTCGTTTGTTTAACCGCTTTTTTCGCTTCGTTACTTACGCTCTTCTCTGGATTTGGATTGGGTACTTTGCTTATGCCCGTTGTCGCGTTGTTTTTTCCATTGGAAGTGGCTATTGCAACAACAGCCATAGTGCATCTGAGTAATAACCTGATGAAACTGCTCCTGCTGGGCAAACATGCAGTAATGAAACACATCATCAAGTTTGGGCTACCTGCAACCCTGTTTGCCTTTATTGGAGCCTATCTGCTTATTGCGCTTGGCGATTTCAATAGTCCAATAAACTATCAATTTTCGGGATACCAAGGCACAACAAGCTATATCAATTTGGTCATTGGTGGTGTCATTCTGTTTTTTGTTTCCCTGGAGCTTTCTCCTAAATTTGCCAACCTAAGATTTGCGGAACGTTGGCTGCCATATGGTGGAGCACTAAGTGGTTTTTTCGGTGGGCTATCGGGGCATCAAGGGGCTTTCAGAAGTATGTTTCTGGTCAAATCCAACCTTGATAAAAAGCAATTCATAGGTACAGGTGTAGTTATTGCCGTACTCGTGGATGTTGCCCGCTTACTTGTATATGGTGTCAGTTTTAGCAGCCATTCAGTGAAAGTAGACTGGATGCTCGTCACCCTCGCCTCATTATGCGCTTTTATCGGTGTGTATTTTGGTAGCAAGTTTATTGAAAAAATTACCATCAATATTATTAAGTCATTAATATCGGTGTTACTGGTATTAATTTCATTTTTGATATTAATGGGGCTAATTTAA
- a CDS encoding EAL domain-containing response regulator, with protein sequence MPVDVYTKVIVISDDTLQEVKTGESHSDFEWISPKSDFLTSMLSGADVLDVIVLDLDMSSRDVLLVLNKLAPFKHSLTLVLLVGNNVDSIHTVLEYTENLGIKVSSSLSKPANRSDLPLLIDAAIQQNELDEQLNSISLHTSLDYYEALSNGYFSVVYQPEIDVLSDQIVGVECLARLYLPETGMVVPTIFIPDLERVGLINQFTLLILEHSLNELQSLFQQGYQFSIAFNLNASSLTHQFVEEIRLKVASVEIDSEFITFEIDDCNDLLNNAVAMSSLKQLRKLGFNLCIDNFESCKNAARLISDTSFNGIKINYKQLSSESRNIAQNNEFLSLLNQAGKKHFKVIYKRIDRSSQHQRLKNEYGRLQQGFFLSEPLSINELREKLFLSINHNQKERTTSLEELCEKIQSFEGDIVWISNQNQVDSIALELAKYIPNLKHSSLTDKLEHCQLIIFDNQLNLETIESFLHQYPGIKSLVLYRRALGKCPVYLFELGVSDIIESNVSTMELVYRIHNILEQRTINASVNDIAMKAMRQAAQYGAIVNYCKDAFALHSPEKLLRHTIRFFENEIGVKIAISLTNDTQEYIDVSDQKDCPDLVRKVMRVLHTKGRVYQYREQRLVFNASGVCILVLNAPTDEVENGNLKDIGAAIINVLEEKWDEVLKQQALLTISSQLQSVSTDLNTVLATLNNKKNKALQLFSQKIRDSFHVMDLTIEQEEYMLDLAQDIMKALSFDDEMNELVGLVDEIREVAHQRLEKQDTKIPRNK encoded by the coding sequence ATGCCGGTTGATGTTTACACCAAAGTAATAGTGATTAGTGATGATACCTTGCAGGAAGTTAAAACAGGTGAATCACATTCCGACTTTGAATGGATTAGCCCCAAATCAGATTTTTTAACGAGCATGTTATCTGGCGCAGATGTGCTGGATGTGATTGTCCTGGATTTAGATATGAGTTCCAGGGATGTGTTGCTTGTTCTTAATAAACTTGCTCCTTTTAAACATTCCCTCACCTTGGTGTTATTGGTCGGAAATAACGTTGATTCTATCCATACAGTGCTTGAGTATACTGAAAACCTGGGGATTAAGGTTTCCTCGTCGTTGTCCAAACCTGCTAATCGATCCGATTTGCCGTTGCTGATAGATGCAGCTATCCAGCAAAACGAGCTGGATGAGCAACTCAACAGCATATCATTGCATACTTCACTGGATTACTATGAAGCGCTATCTAATGGTTATTTTTCTGTCGTCTATCAACCAGAGATAGATGTGTTGAGCGACCAAATCGTTGGCGTTGAATGTTTGGCTAGGTTGTACTTGCCCGAAACGGGTATGGTGGTACCTACTATATTTATCCCTGATCTTGAAAGAGTCGGGCTAATAAATCAGTTTACCTTACTTATTCTGGAGCATTCTCTCAATGAGTTGCAGAGCCTGTTTCAACAGGGATATCAGTTCTCTATCGCTTTTAATTTAAATGCCTCTTCTTTAACCCATCAGTTTGTAGAAGAAATTCGATTAAAAGTCGCCAGTGTTGAAATTGACTCTGAATTCATCACCTTTGAAATTGATGATTGTAACGATTTGCTAAATAATGCTGTTGCCATGTCATCGTTGAAACAGTTACGAAAATTGGGTTTTAATCTTTGTATAGATAATTTTGAGAGTTGTAAAAACGCAGCACGTTTAATTAGCGATACATCATTCAATGGAATAAAAATAAATTATAAACAGCTATCTTCCGAATCTCGGAATATAGCGCAGAACAACGAATTCCTCTCATTACTCAATCAGGCTGGAAAAAAACATTTCAAAGTTATCTACAAGCGAATTGATCGTAGTAGCCAACATCAACGTTTAAAGAACGAATATGGTCGTTTGCAACAAGGTTTTTTCCTCTCAGAACCATTAAGTATTAATGAATTACGTGAAAAACTTTTCCTGTCTATTAACCATAATCAAAAGGAAAGAACGACGTCACTGGAAGAACTGTGTGAAAAGATCCAATCATTTGAAGGTGATATCGTCTGGATATCTAATCAGAACCAAGTGGATAGCATTGCGCTGGAACTTGCAAAATATATCCCCAATCTTAAACACTCATCGCTTACTGATAAGTTAGAGCACTGCCAACTTATTATTTTCGATAATCAACTAAATCTCGAAACTATCGAATCTTTTCTCCATCAGTACCCGGGGATTAAGTCACTGGTTCTATATCGACGAGCTTTAGGAAAATGCCCCGTGTATTTATTTGAACTCGGAGTGTCTGACATTATTGAGTCGAATGTTTCGACAATGGAGTTAGTTTACCGTATTCATAATATTCTGGAGCAGCGTACTATAAATGCATCTGTCAACGACATTGCCATGAAAGCTATGCGGCAGGCTGCTCAATATGGTGCAATTGTTAATTACTGCAAGGATGCATTCGCACTACATTCTCCTGAGAAATTATTACGCCATACCATACGCTTTTTTGAGAATGAAATAGGAGTAAAAATAGCAATATCTTTAACGAATGATACCCAGGAATACATTGACGTTTCTGATCAAAAAGATTGTCCGGATCTTGTGCGCAAAGTTATGAGGGTTCTTCATACCAAAGGGCGTGTCTATCAGTATCGGGAACAGCGATTGGTATTTAATGCTTCGGGAGTGTGTATATTAGTGCTTAATGCTCCCACCGATGAGGTTGAAAATGGAAATTTGAAAGATATAGGCGCGGCCATTATCAATGTTTTGGAAGAAAAATGGGATGAAGTATTAAAACAGCAAGCCCTGTTAACTATCTCGTCACAATTACAATCCGTATCTACGGATTTAAATACAGTATTGGCAACATTAAACAACAAAAAGAATAAAGCGTTGCAATTGTTCTCTCAAAAGATCAGAGATAGTTTTCATGTAATGGATTTAACGATAGAACAAGAAGAATACATGTTGGATTTGGCGCAAGATATTATGAAAGCTTTATCCTTCGATGATGAAATGAATGAATTGGTTGGCTTGGTTGATGAGATTAGAGAAGTTGCTCATCAGAGACTTGAAAAGCAAGACACAAAAATACCCCGAAATAAATAA
- a CDS encoding EAL domain-containing response regulator encodes MVDVSCKRVLLLGNLDDSIGLVENYFEGTGIQCHRLLQPDTEWMNIDDGYDAFVLGLDMPGIDGVAMLERLAKREIGNPVILMSRMDDVLLESTIRLAKREGLNVAGVLKHPAIEQDFCALMQDVFKTQKSKSQHTSSQDENDNSSLNSPIDYKQALNNGHFYLVYQPQVDLENKLVVGVECLSRLSLPEVGDVEPRKFISEMEHSGMISEFTLVAISQALNELKNIARRIADFKISFNISVLSLSEAFFDELCHLVSESGLETHNLVLEVSESSILSLNKHFEKVLIKLRLAGFSLMVDGFGSGLSTLRKMRDLPFSEIKINRKLVNDIGAKKNVESIVSAMIELAQNLSYRIVCEGVEDVKQLTFLQGLKCNVFQGNLLAKPISYYELRSFIYDVANQVDTICLDNTPNNVAERINSADIDVVWVSQNKQVNHRLVTELKNNLTRFQHIQMEQIDRYQFTHKELLILDETLSLGDITRIIKLSPDSNMLVMYDKFQSRQPITLFELGIMEVIESRVLPLELMHRLIRLIEYSNKIRQIDNANKSSSEMAMEAMKQAAQYGSILDFFKETITIRCHKKLKQKTARFFESMGYHVVVTLFDHDYMHIKMSGLDGCPELVRRVVSLLRERGKVYQYDNRLVFNGKVSSILILNAPKDEFECGRIKDVGAAVVDLLDEKWNQVQEQRALTRISEQLRSILSTSVVDLKEKSSCALESFAQQISQSFHILDLSEEQENFLVNMVKQVMSSMSCEAELQALASRVHEIQNVADEHVGRY; translated from the coding sequence ATGGTCGATGTGTCTTGCAAGCGTGTTTTGCTTCTTGGCAATTTGGATGATTCTATAGGGCTAGTCGAAAATTATTTTGAAGGAACAGGCATTCAGTGCCATCGCTTGCTGCAACCTGATACTGAGTGGATGAATATCGATGATGGTTATGATGCCTTTGTTTTAGGGTTGGATATGCCAGGTATCGATGGTGTAGCCATGCTTGAACGGTTGGCTAAACGAGAAATCGGAAATCCGGTAATTTTAATGTCTCGCATGGACGATGTGTTACTGGAATCCACCATTCGTTTGGCTAAACGAGAAGGTCTTAATGTTGCCGGTGTGTTAAAACATCCTGCTATTGAACAAGACTTTTGTGCATTGATGCAGGATGTGTTTAAAACACAGAAAAGTAAGTCGCAGCATACATCTTCTCAAGATGAAAATGATAACTCCTCGCTGAACTCTCCTATTGACTATAAACAAGCACTTAATAATGGTCACTTTTACTTGGTTTATCAGCCACAGGTTGATTTAGAGAATAAATTGGTCGTTGGTGTTGAATGCTTGTCACGTTTGTCTTTGCCAGAGGTTGGTGATGTTGAACCTCGTAAATTTATTTCTGAAATGGAACATTCGGGCATGATCAGTGAGTTTACCTTAGTCGCCATATCCCAAGCTCTGAATGAACTTAAAAACATCGCACGTCGAATCGCTGACTTTAAAATTTCCTTCAATATTTCGGTTTTATCCTTGAGTGAGGCGTTTTTTGACGAGTTATGCCATTTAGTGTCTGAATCGGGATTAGAGACTCACAATCTTGTTTTGGAAGTGAGTGAATCTTCCATTTTGAGTTTAAACAAACACTTTGAAAAGGTACTGATTAAACTGCGATTGGCGGGTTTTTCTCTGATGGTTGATGGCTTTGGTTCGGGTTTGTCGACATTGCGAAAAATGCGTGATTTACCTTTCTCGGAAATAAAGATTAATCGCAAGTTAGTAAACGATATTGGTGCTAAAAAGAACGTAGAGTCTATCGTTTCTGCCATGATTGAGCTAGCTCAAAACCTGTCATATCGCATTGTTTGTGAGGGCGTGGAAGACGTAAAGCAATTGACGTTTTTGCAAGGACTTAAGTGCAATGTTTTTCAGGGGAACTTGCTGGCAAAACCTATTAGCTATTATGAGCTGCGCTCTTTTATTTATGACGTTGCCAATCAGGTGGATACTATTTGTCTGGATAATACGCCTAATAACGTCGCTGAGCGTATCAATAGTGCTGATATCGATGTTGTTTGGGTTAGCCAGAATAAACAAGTGAATCATCGCTTGGTGACTGAGCTCAAAAATAACTTAACGCGATTTCAGCATATTCAAATGGAGCAAATAGATAGATATCAATTTACTCATAAAGAATTACTGATACTGGATGAGACACTGTCACTGGGTGATATCACTCGAATCATCAAGCTTTCTCCCGACTCAAACATGTTGGTGATGTACGATAAGTTTCAGTCTCGACAACCAATAACGCTTTTTGAGTTAGGTATTATGGAGGTGATTGAATCCAGAGTTTTACCATTGGAGTTGATGCACCGCCTTATTCGATTAATTGAATACAGCAATAAAATTCGCCAGATCGACAACGCTAATAAAAGTTCCAGTGAAATGGCAATGGAGGCGATGAAACAAGCCGCGCAGTACGGTTCTATACTGGATTTCTTTAAAGAAACCATAACCATTCGCTGCCATAAGAAACTGAAGCAGAAAACTGCACGTTTTTTTGAATCAATGGGATATCACGTTGTTGTTACCTTATTCGATCACGATTACATGCATATTAAGATGTCTGGATTGGATGGCTGTCCGGAACTGGTTCGTAGAGTGGTGTCCTTACTCAGAGAGCGGGGAAAGGTGTATCAGTATGACAATCGATTGGTTTTTAACGGTAAAGTCTCCAGTATCCTGATTTTAAATGCACCCAAAGATGAATTTGAATGCGGACGGATAAAAGATGTCGGTGCTGCTGTTGTTGATTTACTCGATGAGAAATGGAATCAGGTGCAAGAACAGCGAGCCTTGACTAGAATTTCAGAACAACTACGTTCTATTTTGTCTACCTCTGTCGTTGATTTGAAAGAAAAGTCTTCCTGTGCATTGGAGTCATTTGCACAGCAGATATCTCAGAGTTTTCATATTCTTGATTTATCTGAGGAGCAAGAAAATTTTCTGGTAAATATGGTCAAGCAAGTTATGTCATCAATGTCTTGTGAGGCTGAATTGCAGGCATTGGCTAGTCGAGTGCATGAAATTCAAAATGTTGCGGATGAACATGTTGGTCGATATTGA